The Eubacterium maltosivorans genome includes the window GCAATCGTGCCCAGCACATGGTCCTTATTGTCCTTGAGGATCAGAAGCTTATCGATCTGCTGTTCTGAGCGAAGGGCTTCCATCACCGGGTTTTTGCCGACAATCACAAAGCTGTCATCCCCGTCATCGTCCTGTCTGCGCGCGTCACGCCGCTTCAGGTCCGCCCGGTGATAGCTTTCCTTTTTCTGTTCCCGTCCACGGTCGTTCCGTGGCTTTTTACGATCATTCTTTTTCATTTTATACCTGCTTATTTTTATTTTATTTTAACATTGAATCATTAAATAAAGATTATTTAAAATTTAGTGGATAGTGGAGACTTATCAACTATAAAATCACCTTTCGTTCTATCCCTGCCGCTTCCTATCAGCTTTACCCAAACGCCCACGGCCGGTAAATATTACCGGTCGTCCGCTTCCCCATCACGCCGCTTTCTGGGCGGCAGTGGGCCGAAATACTGGTAGAAATAGGTTTTGATGGTGCTGTTGTAGAGCTTGCGGTTTTTTGTGGCTTTTTTGCCAAAATAACGCTCAAATTCCGGATAGCCCGTGATAATAAAGTAGGACCAGTCCTCCAGCCCGGAAAATGCCTCGCCCATATCGCGGTAGAGCGCCTGAATTTCCTTTTCCTGCCCGATACGTTCGCCATAAGGCGGGTTGGTGACAATGACCCCGTAACGCCTTTTAGTCGCCACAGACTGAACCGGCAGCTTCTGAAAAGCCACATAATTGGTGACGCCAGCCAGCTCTGCGTTGATACGCGCCTGCTTCAGAGCTGCCGGGTCAATATCAGACCCCAGAAGGCGGAATTCACGGTCATTGACAGCCGCCTTAGCGTTTTCCCGCGCTTCCTCCCACAATTTCGCCGGTATGGCCGGCCATTCTTCAGAAACAAAGCTCCGTTTCAAACCCGGCGCAATGTTTTTTCCCATCAGAGCCGCCTCAATGACAATGGTTCCAGAGCCGCAAAGCGGGTCGAGAAAGACGCGGTGTGGCTGCCAGCGCGACAGATAAACCAGGGCCGCTGCGATGGTTTCCTTGAGCGGGGCCTCATTACCGTACTGCCTGTAGCCGCGCTTGTGCAGACCAGAGCCGCTGGTGTCAATGGAGAGAACCACTTCGTCCTTTAAAATCTGGATATGGATGGGATAGTGTCCCTCCGTCTCCTCGAACCAGCCCACGCCGTAGACCTTTTTCAACCGCTCAACCACCGCCTTCTTCACGATCCGCTGTCCGTCCGATTTGCTGAACAGCTTGGATTTTACGCTGGTGATCTTGGCCGCGGGAAAGACTCCTTTTACCGGAATCCAATCCTCCCAGGGCAGCGCCTTTGTTTTTTCAAAGAGCGTATCAAAGGTTTCTGCCCGAAACTGCCCCATTTTCAGCAGAACCCGGTCTGCGCACCGCAGCCATAAATTGGACGCCACAATGGCAGAAAGAGGGCCGGTGTAGTAAACCCGCCCGTTTTCAACCGCCTCGATTTCATACCCCAGGCGTTTAATTTCATCCTTTACCACGCTCTCCAGCCCAAAGGCTGTCGTTGCGATCAGATGTACTTGTCTGTTCATAATTTTCCTTACCGTTCATTTATTTTTTCGCATTAAAACTGAGAAGGGCGTGTGCTAAAGCCACGCCCTTGAACTGCTAAAATGCTTTTATTTCTTCGTCTCTGCCAAAAACCATAAATCCGCCGTATCCCTTGCCTTCATAATAATTGATCTGCTTGCCGAATTTCTTCTTCATGGCGACCAGATTCACGGTGTAGCCGTCCGCCCTCAGCTTGTCGGCACAGGGAATGACCTCCGTCATAGCGTCCTTACCCGCGTCATAGAACAGCAGAATCCGTTTGTTTTCAGACGCTTTATCTGCCTGTTCCTCCAAAAGAATGTTGACGATCCGTTCAAAGCCGATGGAAAAGCCAACCGCCGGAACCGAATTTTTAGCATACTTGCCAATCATGTTGTCATAGCGCCCGCCGCCGGCAATGGAAAAACCATACGGTCCATAGCTGACTTCAAAAATCTGACCGGTATAATACCCCATGCCGCGGATCAGCGTAAAGTCAAAGACGACGTGATACCTGCCGCCAGACAAAGCGTTGCTGGTTTCAATGACCCTTTTCAGATCTGCCACCGCCTCAGGCTCGTCAACCTTGTCGCCGATGTTGTCCAGCGTAACGGTGGCCGCCTCGTCCACGAAAGCATTTACCATGGCTTCATCATAGCCCTTTTCGATAAGTTCCTTCTTCACGCCGTCCGCGCCGATTTTATCCGCCTTGTCCAGAGAAATGCAGACCGAGCCTGCATCCTCTTCCTTAAAGCCCGCCTTTGCGATAAAGGCGTTGAGCAGCTTGCGGTCATTCACCTTGATGGTGAAGCCCTCAAAGCCGATGGCCATGAGCGCTTTGGAGGTCGTGTTGATCAGTTCCATCTCAGCCGATACGGTAGGATCACCGATAATATCAATGTCGCACTGCTTAAAGGAACGGTAACGCCCCTTCTGCGGGCGCTCCGCCCGAAACACATTGCCAATCTGGATGGCTTTAAAAGGCGTTTCCAGCTCACCGGCATTGTTTGAGTAAAAACGGCTCAGCGGCAGGGTCAAATCAAAACGCAGGCCCATATCGCAGAGATCCGACACAGTGCTTCCCTCATGTACCTTAAGCTTGTCGCCGCGTTTTAAAACCGTGAAGAGCATCTTCAGGTTTTCGCCGCCGTCGCTGCCGAGCAGCAAATCGATATTTTCAAGGGCCGGCGTTTCAATCCGCGAGAACCCATGACTTCTGTAAATTGCCAGGATCTGCTGTTCTAGCTGATCCCGGATAAGCATTTCCCGGGGCAGAATATCGCGCGCGCCCCGCACTGGATTTGAACTAATCAATTCGGTCACCTCTTATACTAATTTAATCTGACGATAGACTTTCTTGCCCTTTTTAACAATGATGGCGTCATCCTTGAAATCGGCCGGCGTGATAAGCGCCTTGATGTCTGTAATTTTATTGCCGTCCACTTCAATACCACCCTGCTGTACCAGTCTGCGCCCTTCGCTTCTGGTCGGGATCAGGCCAGCCGCATCCAGCAGTGTCAGGATTTCCATACCGTCGCCCAGCGCATCCCTTGACAGATCCACGCTCGGGATATCGTCGGTTTTTACGCCGCCCGCAAATAAGGCTCTCGAGGCTTCCTGCGCCTTGTCCGCATCCTCTTTGCTGTGAACCATGGCGGTAACCTCATAGGCCAGGATTTCCTTGGCTTTGTTGATTTCAGAACCCTCCAGGGAGCCCAGACGGTGAACCTCATCCATGGGCAGGAAGGTGAGCATGGCCAGACATTTTTCAACGTCTGCGTCTGCCACATTCCGCCAGTACTGGTAGAACTCGTAGGGTGAGGTTTTTTCAGGATCAAGCCACAGCGCGCCTTTGGCGGTTTTACCCATTTTAATGCCCTCGCTGGTGGTCAGCAGAGAGAAGGTCATACCATACACGGTTTGGGCGTCCTTGCGGCGTACAAGCTCGGCCCCGGCGATGATATTGGACCACTGGTCGTTACCGCCAAACTGCATTTTGCAGCCGTAGTTTTTGTGCAGCACATAGAAATCATAGGCCTGCAGCAGCATGTAGTTAAACTCGAGGAAGGTCAGCCCCTTTTCCATTCTGGACTTGTAGCATTCTGCGGTCAACATCCGGTTGACAGAGAAGTGAGCGCCCACATCTCTTAAGAAGCTGATATAGTTTAATGGCAGAAGCCATTCCGCGTTGTTGACCATCATGGCACGGTCATCCTCAAAGGTCAGGAATTTTTCAAAGACCTTTTTAAATTTTTCGCCGTTTTCAGCAATCCGTTCCTGGGTCATGACCTGACGCAGATCCTGTCTGCCGGAAGGGTCCCCGATCATGGTGGTGCCGCCGCCGATCAGGGCAATGGGTCTGTGCCCGTAGCGCTGCATGTGCGCCATCACCATAATCTGAATAAAATGGCCGACGTGCAGACTGTCTGCTGTCGGGTCAAAGCCAATATAAAAGGTGACCGATTCGCTGCCCAATAATTTACGGATTTCTTCCTCATTGGTACACTGCTCGATCATACCGCGTTCTTTTAGTACGTCAAATACATTTTCCATTTGTCTATCTATCCTTTCAAAAGTGTTTTATTTCTCTATAAAAGATCCTTCATATTTTCATTAATTTTATCCGTAACCTCTTCCTGAACCGTCGTCTTACGCCGCTCCCACCGGACCAGCGCCTCGGTGACAAACACCTTGATGACCGCAAAAAACGGAATGGCCACAAACATGCCGAGCGGTCCGAAAAGGCTTCCGCCCACCATGACGCAGAACAGTACCCAGAAGGGGTTCAGCTCCACGATTTTTCCCAGCACGTTTGGTCCCAGCACATTGCCGTCAAACTGCTGAACGATGAGAATCCAGATCGCCACCCCGAGGGCCTTTGCCGGGCTGTACAGCAATGTCAGGAAAATGCCGGGGATCGCGCCGATGATGGGGCCAAAATAAGGGATAACATTGGTCACGCCCACCACCAGTGCGATGAGCGGCGCGTATTCCACCCGCAGCACCAGAAGCCCAATGTAGCAGATAAGCCCGATTAAGGCCGAGGTCATGATTTTACCAGAGAAGTATTTATAAAAAACACCGTCAATGGTACGGATGGCCCAGTTAAAACCGCTGTTGGCCTTTGGGCTCAGGATTGTCCGGTTCAGCCGTTTCAGCTGGCGCTCAATATTTTCCTTGTCCAGCATCAGGTAGAAGCCGGAGAAAAAGACTGCCACAAAACCGATTAAAAAGCTGGTGGTTCCCTTGGCAAAGCCAACGGCAA containing:
- the tyrS gene encoding tyrosine--tRNA ligase is translated as MENVFDVLKERGMIEQCTNEEEIRKLLGSESVTFYIGFDPTADSLHVGHFIQIMVMAHMQRYGHRPIALIGGGTTMIGDPSGRQDLRQVMTQERIAENGEKFKKVFEKFLTFEDDRAMMVNNAEWLLPLNYISFLRDVGAHFSVNRMLTAECYKSRMEKGLTFLEFNYMLLQAYDFYVLHKNYGCKMQFGGNDQWSNIIAGAELVRRKDAQTVYGMTFSLLTTSEGIKMGKTAKGALWLDPEKTSPYEFYQYWRNVADADVEKCLAMLTFLPMDEVHRLGSLEGSEINKAKEILAYEVTAMVHSKEDADKAQEASRALFAGGVKTDDIPSVDLSRDALGDGMEILTLLDAAGLIPTRSEGRRLVQQGGIEVDGNKITDIKALITPADFKDDAIIVKKGKKVYRQIKLV
- a CDS encoding THUMP domain-containing class I SAM-dependent RNA methyltransferase, whose amino-acid sequence is MNRQVHLIATTAFGLESVVKDEIKRLGYEIEAVENGRVYYTGPLSAIVASNLWLRCADRVLLKMGQFRAETFDTLFEKTKALPWEDWIPVKGVFPAAKITSVKSKLFSKSDGQRIVKKAVVERLKKVYGVGWFEETEGHYPIHIQILKDEVVLSIDTSGSGLHKRGYRQYGNEAPLKETIAAALVYLSRWQPHRVFLDPLCGSGTIVIEAALMGKNIAPGLKRSFVSEEWPAIPAKLWEEARENAKAAVNDREFRLLGSDIDPAALKQARINAELAGVTNYVAFQKLPVQSVATKRRYGVIVTNPPYGERIGQEKEIQALYRDMGEAFSGLEDWSYFIITGYPEFERYFGKKATKNRKLYNSTIKTYFYQYFGPLPPRKRRDGEADDR
- a CDS encoding AI-2E family transporter, which codes for MRIKFDKQYLKYYTYAVLGVITIILFYKILDNLGFILSAISNVVGSAFEILLPIIMGAVLAYFLFRPMRWIEKKAFKYIKGSEKKPKLVRLLAVLVVYIITMIVVILFMYISIPAIIDSVLGLVSSIPTYAAEINTFLINLSHRGGFFKDLVDMIQLDLSSVQNLNAKDTMDFIFGNMNFNSESVKQIGNIAVGFAKGTTSFLIGFVAVFFSGFYLMLDKENIERQLKRLNRTILSPKANSGFNWAIRTIDGVFYKYFSGKIMTSALIGLICYIGLLVLRVEYAPLIALVVGVTNVIPYFGPIIGAIPGIFLTLLYSPAKALGVAIWILIVQQFDGNVLGPNVLGKIVELNPFWVLFCVMVGGSLFGPLGMFVAIPFFAVIKVFVTEALVRWERRKTTVQEEVTDKINENMKDLL
- the hisS gene encoding histidine--tRNA ligase — its product is MTELISSNPVRGARDILPREMLIRDQLEQQILAIYRSHGFSRIETPALENIDLLLGSDGGENLKMLFTVLKRGDKLKVHEGSTVSDLCDMGLRFDLTLPLSRFYSNNAGELETPFKAIQIGNVFRAERPQKGRYRSFKQCDIDIIGDPTVSAEMELINTTSKALMAIGFEGFTIKVNDRKLLNAFIAKAGFKEEDAGSVCISLDKADKIGADGVKKELIEKGYDEAMVNAFVDEAATVTLDNIGDKVDEPEAVADLKRVIETSNALSGGRYHVVFDFTLIRGMGYYTGQIFEVSYGPYGFSIAGGGRYDNMIGKYAKNSVPAVGFSIGFERIVNILLEEQADKASENKRILLFYDAGKDAMTEVIPCADKLRADGYTVNLVAMKKKFGKQINYYEGKGYGGFMVFGRDEEIKAF